Proteins co-encoded in one Papaver somniferum cultivar HN1 chromosome 5, ASM357369v1, whole genome shotgun sequence genomic window:
- the LOC113278856 gene encoding putative mediator of RNA polymerase II transcription subunit 26 yields the protein MNSSGENQLEMDVDAPTGNPSVARSVRSTPSLRGNNVLLRRSPPRTISENLNRQRGTQGQHPSIQQLREEDIANRGARANQQPAQDNNPQPVQANNPPAAQVKNSRVTPIDLTLRERFQELERENKRLKVALEKRKELEEEAIPHFESNRSNRHSHRERYDPRKGDEVLDGRRLSQSDARRSEDVRNVYQSRDHHDDDYYDRYVPDDDHYYTAEQDRRTRSSHKKHRQRDDHINDDHSKRSRRDKDLSKRRKESDRNERIRRETEGDSVRGEEISKRMLSEMIGELLAQKQSKDEEQQILSMKKSMDSPFVEKIRRYRPPSNFNHPQFKEFFDGRNGNPVEHVQRCQASMSLWSFSDELLYRTFSMTLTESLTKVFLILVGGFVRKLMKLERWTRDS from the exons ATGAATTCTTCAGGAGAAAATCAACTTGAGATGGACGTTGATGCACCTACCGGAAATCCTTCGG TCGCTCGTTCTGTGAGATCGACTCCAAGTCTCAGGGGAAACAATGTTCTCTTACGTAGATCACCTCCCCGGACTATTAGCGAAAACCTCAATCGTCAAAGAGGGACTCAAGGTCAACACCCAAGCATCCAGCAGCTTCGTGAGGAGGACATCGCTAATAGAGGAGCACGGGCTAACCAACAGCCTGCGCAAGATAACAACCCACAGCCTGTGCAAGCTAACAACCCACCAGCTGCACAAGTTAAAAATTCGCGGGTGACTCCTATCGACTTGACGTTACGTGAGCGTTTCCAGGAATTGGAAAGGGAAAACAAGCGACTCAAGGTTGCATTGGAGAAAAGAAAGGAGCTTGAAGAAGAAGCTATTCCACATTTCGAAAGTAATAGGTCAAACCGTCATTCTCATCGAGAACGATACGACCCACGCAAAGGggacgaagttcttgacggtcGTCGGCTCAGTCAAAGTGATGCAAGAAGAAGCGAGGATGTCAGGAACGTTTATCAAAGTCGCGATCACCATGATGACGATTATTATGATCGTTATGTGCCCGATGATGATCATTATTACACGGCCGAGCAAGATAGGCGAACCAGATCAAGTCACAAGAAACATAGACAAAGGGATGACCATATCAATGATGATCACTCGAAGAGGTCTAGACGTGATAAAGACCTTTCTAAAAGGAGAAAGGAGTCTGACAGGAATGAGCGGATTCGCAGAGAAACTGAGGGAGACTCGGTGAGAGGCGAAGAAATCAGCAAAAGAATGCTTAGTGAAATGATTGGTGAGCTGTTAGCCCAAAAGCAATCCAAAGATGAAGAGCAACAAATTTTATCAATGAAAAAATCGATGGACTCCCCATTTGTTGAAAAGATAAGGCGCTACCGCCCACCCTCGAATTTCAACCATCCTCAATTCAAGGAGTTTTTCGACGGACGCAATGGAAATCCAGTGGAGCACGTCCAACGATGTCAAGCCTCAATGAGTTTGTGGAGCTTCAGCGACGAGCTACTCTATAGAACCTTTTCAATGACCTTGACGGAGAGCCTGACGAAAGTCTTTTTGATTTTAGTAGGAGGTTTCGTCAGGAAGTTAATGAAATTGGAAAGGTGGACGAGGGATTCGTAA
- the LOC113281166 gene encoding protein transport protein Sec24-like At4g32640 yields the protein MASPVPTGVPRQQGPPPPNYNPNFQQTPDGGLANNMQNLQINRPPGGPPGSSGPRQPPPFAPGQRMPYPPTGPPSGSAPVGPPSSFPGAAPIGRPGPPPSGLPQGAPRQPPPMAQNMPQGRPTGPPFQQQSPFGARPYASGPATIGPPAPSASGQTAFSNGPPMIARGPVPAAPPSSFPGAPPPPSSFPNAQPQPSSFPNAQPPPSSFPNARPPPSSFPNAQPPPSGPPPVAQPGSPFSQTPRAFPGSPPMGAPMDHTGGPPPPFSAGNLGMPPPFAAPNQGMPPPYSAQTQGMPPPFSGQGMSTQFSSPYGPPQMRPQFMQGGALPGAMPLGQYGAQMLPPNQAMQVGSSHVGAVPGSSKIDPNQIPRPIPASTVTLFETRQNGQASVPPPATTDFIVKDTGNCSPRYMRCTINQIPCTGDLLSTSSMHLALMVQPLALPHPSEEPIQVVDFGESGPVRCSRCKGYINPFFKFIDQGRRFICNLCGFTDETPRDYHCNLGPDGRRRDADERPELCRGTVEFVATKEYMVRDPMPAVFFFLVDVSMNAIQTGATAAACSAISQAVADLPEGPRTMVGIATFDSTIHFYNLKRVLQQPLMLIVPDVQDVYTPLQTDVIVQLSECREHLEQLLENIPNMFQSNRVAESAFGAATKAAFLAMKNTGGKLLVFQSVLPSVGFGALSAREADGRSNSSSGEKETHKLLQPADKTLKTMAIEFAEYQVCVDIFVTTQTYVDIASISVVPRTTGGQVYYYHPFSAVSDAAKLYNDLRWNVTRPQGFEAVMRVRCSQGLQVQEYTGSFCKRIPTDVDLPAIDCDKTIMVTFKHDDKFLEGSECGFQCALLYTTIYGQRRIRVTTLSLPCTAVLSNLFRSADLDTQFACFLKQAANEIPINPLIQIREQMTNLGVSVLHSYRKFCATVSSPGQLILPEALKLLPLYLLALVKSIGLRSDGRLDERSYWVNRVASLPIPMAVPLVYPRMMSIHDLLSKEGDGSSIDTIPLSSEHISDDGVYLLENGEDGLFFVGKTVDPDILQKLFAVTSVDELPTQFVLEQHDNELSKKLNTMVNEIRRQRCSYLRLRLCKKGDPSGMLFFSYMVEDKSPGILSYVEFLVHVHRQIQTKMS from the exons ATGGCATCTCCTGTACCCACTGGGGTACCAAGACAACAGGGACCTCCACCACCAAATTACAACCCTAATTTCCAACAGACACCCGatggaggactagcaaataacatGCAAAACTTGCAAATTAATCGCCCTCCTGGTGGTCCACCTGGTTCATCTGGTCCTCGACAGCCTCCACCTTTTGCTCCTGGACAGCGCATGCCATATCCTCCCACAGGGCCTCCTTCAGGTTCAGCACCAGTTGGTCCTCCATCTTCTTTTCCTGGTGCTGCTCCAATCGGTCGTCCAGGTCCACCACCTTCTGGTCTTCCTCAAGGAGCCCCTCGACAACCACCACCAATGGCACAGAACATGCCACAGGGAAGACCGACAGGACCTCCTTTTCAACAGCAGTCTCCTTTTGGCGCGAGGCCATATGCCTCCGGACCTGCGACGATTGGCCCTCCTGCTCCATCGGCAAGTGGTCAAACTGCATTTAGTAATGGACCACCTATGATTGCACGAGGACCTGTACCAGCTGCTCCACCTTCATCTTTTCCTGGTGCTCCACCCCCACCTTCATCTTTTCCTAATGCTCAACCGCAGCCCTCATCTTTTCCCAATGCTCAACCACCACCCTCATCTTTTCCAAATGCTCGACCTCCACCTTCATCATTTCCAAATGCTCAGCCTCCACCTTCCGGACCTCCTCCTGTAGCACAGCCCGGGAGTCCTTTCAGCCAAACCCCACGTGCATTTCCAGGAAGTCCACCTATGGGTGCTCCGATGGATCACACCGGGGGCCCACCACCACCATTTTCAGCTGGAAATCTAGGCATGCCACCACCATTTGCAGCTCCTAACCAAGGAATGCCACCACCATATTCAGCTCAAACTCAAGGAATGCCACCACCCTTTTCAGGTCAAGGGATGTCAACACAATTTTCTTCTCCATATGGTCCTCCTCAGATGCGGCCGCAATTCATGCAG GGAGGTGCTCTTCCTGGTGCCATGCCTTTAGGGCAGTACGGAGCACAAATGCTTCCACCAAATCAAGCTATGCAGGTGGGGTCGAGTCACGTGGGTGCAGTGCCAGGGTCCTCCAAAATCGATCCCAATCAAATCCCACGCCCAATTCCTGCTTCTACTGTGACTTTATTCGAAACTCGGCAGAATGGTCAAGCTAGCGTTCCGCCG CCTGCTACTACTGATTTCATTGTCAAGGATACCGGGAACTGCAGTCCGCGTTATATGCGGTGTACAATTAATCAG ATTCCTTGCACCGGAGACCTCTTATCAACATCTAGCATGCACTTGGCTCTGATGGTTCAACCCTTGGCCCTTCCACATCCTTCTGAGGAACCTATCCAG GTTGTAGATTTTGGAGAAAGTGGCCCTGTTCGATGCTCTCGCTGCAAAGGATATATAAACCCATTCTTTAAATTCATTGATCAAGGAAGGCGATTTATATGCAACTTATGTG GATTCACCGATGAAACTCCTCGTGACTATCACTGCAATTTAGGACCAGATGGAAGGCGCAGAGACGCTGATGAGAGGCCCGAATTATGTCGGGGAACAGTTGAATTCGTTGCTACAAAAGAATACATG GTCCGTGATCCAATGCCTGCCGTGTTCTTTTTCCTTGTCGATGTATCAATGAATGCCATACAAACAGGTGCAACTGCAGCAGCATGCAGTGCTATAAGTCAAGCTGTTGCTGATCTTCCT GAAGGTCCTCGGACAATGGTTGGCATTGCAACATTTGATTCAACCATTCATTTTTACAATCTGAAGAGGGTACTGCAACAG CCTTTGATGCTCATCGTTCCGGATGTCCAAGATGTTTATACTCCCCTTCAAACTGATGTGATTGTCCAACTTTCCGAG TGTCGTGAACATTTAGAGCAATTGCTGGAGAACATTCCCAACATGTTTCAGAGTAACAGAGTCGCAGAATCTGCGTTTGGTGCAGCTACCAAG GCAGCTTTTTTGGCAATGAAGAACACTGGAGGAAAACTTCTGGTATTTCAGTCAG TCCTTCCATCAGTTGGATTCGGAGCTCTTTCTGCCAGAGAAGCAGATGGAAGATCCAATTCATCTTCTGGAGAGAAG GAGACTCACAAATTGCTTCAACCCGCGGACAAGACATTAAAAACAATGGCAATAGAATTCGCAGAGTATCAG GTCTGTGTGGACATATTTGTGACCACCCAAACATATGTAGATATTGCTTCTATATCCGTTGTTCCAAGAACTACTGGAGGGCAG GTATATTATTACCATCCCTTTTCAGCGGTTTCTGATGCAGCCAAGCTATATAATGATCTTAGATGGAATGTTACTAGACCTCAAGGTTTTGAGGCAGTTATGCGTGTCAGATGCAGTCAG GGTCTTCAAGTTCAAGAGTACACTGGAAGCTTCTGCAAGCGCATTCCAACTGATGTTGATCTTCCAGCG ATTGATTGTGACAAAACAATAATGGTCACCTTTAAACATGATGATAAGTTCCTCGAGGGTTCTGAATGTGGTTTTCAG TGTGCCCTTCTTTACACAACGATATATGGCCAAAGGAGAATCCGAGTTACCACCTTATCACTTCCATGCACTGCTGTACTCAGCAATCTCTTTCGATCAGCTGATTTGGACACTCAGTTTGCATGTTTCTTGAAGCAAG CCGCAAATGAGATTCCTATCAACCCTCTTATTCAAATACGGGAGCAAATGACAAATCTTGGCGTGAGCGTTCTGCATTCATATCGTAAATTCTGTGCCACTGTATCTTCTCCTGGACAGTTGATTCTTCCGGAGGCACTTAAACTGCTACCTCTTTATCTCTTAG CCTTAGTCAAAAGTATAGGTTTGCGATCTGATGGAAGATTAGATGAACGGTCTTACTGGGTAAATCGTGTTGCCTCTCTTCCTATTCCAATGGCAGTGCCGTTGGTCTATCCCAGGATGATGTCAATTCATGATCTTCTTTCAAAG GAAGGAGATGGATCATCTATCGACACTATTCCACTTTCAAGTGAACATATATCAGATGATGGAGTCTACCTTTTAGAAAATGGAGAGGATGGTTTGTTTTTTGTAGGCAAAACGGTGGATCCTGATATACTACAGAAGCTCTTTGCTGTTACCTCAGTCGATGAACTACCAACTCAG TTTGTCTTGGAGCAACATGACAACGAGTTATCAAAGAAACTAAATACTATGGTGAATGAGATAAGGCGTCAGAGGTGTTCTTACCTTCG TTTACGGCTGTGCAAGAAAGGAGATCCATCAG GGATGTTATTCTTCTCATACATGGTTGAAGACAAGAGTCCTGGTATCCTCTCCTACGTTGAGTTCCTTGTACATGTCCACCGGCAGATCCAAACCAAAATGTCATGA